In a genomic window of Pokkaliibacter sp. MBI-7:
- the pcaF gene encoding 3-oxoadipyl-CoA thiolase, which yields MSTQLTDALIIDAIRTPIGRYAGTLASVRADDLGAVPIRALMERNPGVDWAQVDDVIYGCANQAGEDNRNVAHMSSLLAGLPVTVPGTTVNRLCGSGMDAVGLAARTIKAGEAGLMIAGGVESMSRAPFVMGKADSAFSRSAEIFDTTIGWRFINTLMKEQYGVDSMPETAENVAEQFGISRQDQDAFALLSQQRTARAQAAGRFAREIVPVSIPRRKADPLLFDTDEHPRADTTLATLNKLATPFRAGGSVTAGNASGVNDGACALLLASPAAADRFQLKARGRVLGMATAGVEPRIMGFGPAPATRKVLQQVGLTLADMDVIELNEAFASQGLAVLRDLGLPDDAEHVNPNGGAIALGHPLGMSGARLITTALNELEIRNGRYALCTMCIGVGQGIAMVIERLA from the coding sequence ATGAGCACTCAGCTTACTGACGCCCTGATCATCGATGCCATTCGCACCCCTATCGGCCGTTATGCCGGCACGCTGGCCAGCGTGCGGGCTGATGACCTTGGCGCTGTGCCGATCCGGGCACTGATGGAACGCAACCCCGGTGTTGACTGGGCACAGGTGGATGACGTGATCTACGGCTGCGCCAATCAGGCCGGTGAAGACAACCGCAACGTTGCGCACATGTCATCGCTGCTCGCAGGGCTGCCGGTGACCGTGCCCGGCACCACCGTCAACCGTCTGTGCGGCTCCGGTATGGATGCCGTGGGCCTGGCGGCACGCACCATCAAGGCCGGTGAAGCCGGGCTGATGATCGCCGGTGGTGTCGAGTCTATGTCGCGCGCGCCTTTCGTGATGGGCAAAGCTGACAGTGCCTTCAGTCGCAGCGCCGAGATCTTTGACACCACCATTGGCTGGCGCTTTATCAACACACTGATGAAGGAGCAGTACGGCGTCGACTCCATGCCGGAAACCGCCGAAAACGTCGCTGAACAGTTCGGCATTTCCCGGCAGGATCAGGATGCGTTCGCCCTGCTGAGTCAGCAGCGCACTGCCCGTGCACAGGCGGCGGGTCGCTTTGCCCGTGAGATAGTGCCGGTCAGCATCCCCCGTCGCAAAGCAGACCCGTTGCTGTTTGACACCGATGAACACCCTCGTGCAGACACCACGCTGGCCACCCTGAATAAGCTCGCGACGCCATTCCGCGCCGGTGGCAGCGTCACTGCAGGCAATGCCTCGGGCGTAAATGATGGCGCCTGCGCGCTGCTGCTGGCCAGCCCGGCAGCCGCTGATCGCTTCCAGCTCAAAGCCCGCGGCCGGGTGCTGGGCATGGCCACGGCAGGGGTTGAGCCCCGCATCATGGGCTTTGGCCCTGCTCCTGCAACGCGCAAGGTGCTGCAGCAGGTCGGCCTGACACTGGCGGATATGGATGTGATTGAGCTGAACGAAGCCTTTGCTTCACAGGGGCTGGCCGTCCTGCGCGATCTGGGCCTGCCAGACGATGCCGAACATGTTAACCCCAACGGCGGCGCTATCGCCCTTGGCCATCCGCTGGGCATGAGTGGCGCACGCCTGATTACCACCGCACTGAATGAGCTGGAAATTCGCAATGGCCGCTATGCGCTGTGCACGATGTGCATCGGCGTCGGTCAGGGTATCGCCATGGTGATTGAACGGCTGGCATAA
- a CDS encoding demethoxyubiquinone hydroxylase family protein has protein sequence MPDTIEPVRIASKIMKINHAGEFGAINIYRAQILVARLFSPQLVATLEDFLSHERKHLEIFGRILQSRGIARCKSFWLCGIGGFCLGLITALMGRAGIMTCTAAVETVVTHHLLAQLASLEAENDSEAYQAVQSILSEELEHQQHGIEQSKGSLLFKPVSAVVSCATSAVIWLGFQL, from the coding sequence ATGCCCGATACGATTGAGCCGGTCCGTATCGCCAGCAAAATCATGAAGATCAACCATGCCGGAGAGTTTGGCGCCATCAATATCTATCGAGCGCAGATCCTGGTCGCCAGACTGTTCTCCCCCCAGCTGGTGGCGACACTGGAAGACTTTCTCAGCCATGAGAGAAAGCATCTGGAGATTTTCGGCCGCATCTTACAGTCCAGAGGCATCGCCCGCTGTAAAAGTTTCTGGCTTTGCGGCATCGGTGGGTTCTGCCTGGGGCTGATCACTGCGCTGATGGGACGGGCGGGCATCATGACCTGTACGGCAGCGGTGGAAACGGTTGTCACTCATCATCTCCTTGCACAGCTGGCCAGCCTCGAAGCAGAGAATGATAGTGAGGCGTATCAGGCAGTGCAGTCGATCCTCAGTGAAGAACTGGAGCATCAGCAACACGGCATTGAGCAGAGCAAGGGCAGCCTGTTGTTCAAACCCGTCAGTGCTGTGGTTTCCTGTGCGACGTCTGCCGTTATCTGGCTTGGTTTTCAGCTCTGA
- a CDS encoding IS256 family transposase: MALTPETLDELTQECKTPEDVSKLYAQMLQHMINRSLQAEMDDHLGYDRHDKAEPGAKRGNTRNGKSRKTVQSDVGDLLIETPRDREGRFEPQLLKKRQVRLAGMEDKILTLYAKGMTTRDIESALVDLYGVTISHTLIAQVTDAVLEEAKAWQTRPLEAIYPIVWLDGLVVKVQHNKQVVNKSAHVVLGVNLRGEKEVLGLWLAESEGAKFWLSVLTELRHRGVQDIYIASMDGLKGLPEAVNAVFPKTLTQLCIVHLVRASLRYVNTKDSKVVVGALKRIYTSATADEAVRELDDFESDWGEKYRAVVRLWRGHWDNIMPFFQFLPEIRKVIYTTNAIESLNMSLRKLTRNRRIFPNDDSALKSLFLAIREASKNWKAIHHWKPALQSFQVMFGEERVPLAAL, translated from the coding sequence ATGGCACTAACGCCAGAGACATTGGATGAGCTGACTCAGGAATGTAAGACCCCGGAGGATGTCAGCAAGCTGTACGCCCAGATGCTGCAACACATGATCAATCGCAGCCTGCAAGCCGAGATGGACGACCACCTTGGCTACGACCGCCACGACAAAGCCGAGCCCGGTGCCAAGCGGGGCAATACCCGTAACGGCAAGAGCCGTAAAACGGTGCAGAGTGATGTCGGCGACTTGCTCATAGAGACTCCCCGCGACCGCGAAGGCCGCTTCGAGCCACAGCTGCTCAAGAAGCGGCAAGTTCGGCTGGCGGGGATGGAAGACAAGATCCTGACCCTGTACGCCAAGGGCATGACCACGCGTGATATCGAGAGTGCGCTGGTGGACTTATACGGTGTGACGATTTCGCACACACTCATCGCCCAGGTTACTGATGCGGTTCTGGAGGAAGCCAAAGCGTGGCAGACGCGACCGCTGGAAGCGATTTACCCCATCGTCTGGCTGGATGGTCTGGTGGTCAAGGTACAGCACAACAAGCAGGTGGTGAACAAGTCAGCGCACGTTGTGCTTGGCGTCAATCTGCGCGGCGAGAAAGAAGTGCTGGGTCTGTGGCTGGCCGAAAGCGAAGGGGCGAAGTTCTGGTTGTCGGTGCTGACGGAGTTGCGTCATCGTGGCGTGCAGGATATTTACATCGCCAGTATGGACGGTCTGAAAGGCCTGCCGGAAGCGGTCAACGCGGTGTTTCCGAAAACGTTGACCCAGCTGTGTATTGTGCATCTGGTGCGCGCCAGCTTGCGTTATGTCAACACCAAAGACAGCAAGGTCGTTGTGGGTGCCCTGAAGCGAATTTACACATCGGCGACAGCGGACGAAGCCGTGCGCGAACTGGATGACTTTGAGAGCGATTGGGGTGAGAAATATCGGGCGGTGGTGCGGTTGTGGCGCGGTCACTGGGACAACATCATGCCGTTCTTCCAGTTCCTGCCGGAGATCCGGAAAGTGATCTACACGACCAACGCCATCGAATCCCTGAACATGAGCCTGCGGAAACTGACACGTAATCGGCGCATTTTTCCGAACGACGATTCGGCACTCAAGTCACTCTTTCTGGCCATCCGCGAAGCATCGAAGAACTGGAAGGCTATTCATCACTGGAAACCGGCACTACAGAGTTTTCAGGTGATGTTTGGGGAGGAGCGCGTGCCGCTGGCCGCACTCTGA
- a CDS encoding class I SAM-dependent methyltransferase — MLLLLRSKTQSKPLLVALCTFTENQKLMDENTEIWRQYYEKALSRPHSKRTAFAAGLNKSNLKVATDCGCGTGSDIAYLERQGFQVYGFDINPDSIAICRDRFGSKSLVDIVESSFESFDYPKSGVVIANSSLFFANPDQFEATWSNIKSSIEIGGVFAGDFMGFKDSWANNYRSPTAPFSESEVKALFSDFEIVRFFERDEKEKTSLGRMKHWHTYSVVAVKRGSVN, encoded by the coding sequence ATGTTGCTGTTGCTTCGCTCCAAAACGCAAAGTAAGCCTCTGCTTGTAGCGTTATGTACTTTTACGGAAAATCAGAAACTTATGGATGAGAACACTGAAATTTGGCGTCAGTATTACGAAAAGGCATTATCTCGCCCACATTCAAAACGTACAGCGTTTGCAGCCGGACTTAATAAATCAAACCTCAAAGTAGCCACTGACTGCGGTTGTGGAACTGGAAGTGATATCGCGTATCTAGAGCGACAGGGTTTTCAAGTTTATGGCTTCGATATTAACCCTGATTCGATTGCTATTTGTCGAGACAGATTTGGGTCAAAGTCACTAGTGGATATCGTAGAGTCGTCTTTTGAGTCGTTTGACTATCCAAAGTCTGGTGTAGTTATCGCAAACTCAAGCTTGTTCTTCGCTAACCCAGACCAATTTGAAGCGACATGGAGCAACATTAAATCCTCAATTGAAATCGGTGGGGTGTTTGCTGGCGATTTCATGGGTTTCAAAGACAGCTGGGCTAATAATTATCGTAGTCCAACAGCACCTTTTTCGGAATCAGAGGTAAAGGCTTTGTTCTCAGATTTTGAAATAGTCAGGTTCTTTGAACGTGATGAAAAAGAGAAAACCTCATTGGGTAGAATGAAGCATTGGCATACATATTCCGTGGTCGCGGTGAAACGTGGGTCTGTAAATTGA
- a CDS encoding DUF2971 domain-containing protein: protein MKSARDLGVKKLYKYRAFEPSRTEFIKSIFEKNELYYPFPSGLNDPFECQFQLKVGDLSDLEYRSKHRVWAYEVQKHLSPVVGPVDYFKYYDSLSNETHLKLTKDIRDKTFETVDQKWGIFSLSSDPQNVLMWAHYANNHRGFCLEFDTSNDYFGRAWKVNYVNRINSIDILDFSEEDAFNSLVTKTKEWSYESEFRVISHAQNQGVGLPALVRENVSEFPVSRLSGIIFGARMSQADITEVLGWLDERHSHVKLKKIGLNDDGTLRVTEI, encoded by the coding sequence ATGAAGTCAGCTAGGGATCTTGGTGTGAAGAAGCTTTACAAATATAGAGCTTTTGAGCCCAGTAGGACGGAATTTATAAAAAGTATCTTTGAGAAAAATGAACTGTATTATCCATTTCCAAGTGGGCTGAATGACCCATTTGAGTGTCAATTTCAGCTGAAGGTAGGTGATCTTTCAGACTTGGAATACAGGTCTAAACATCGTGTTTGGGCGTATGAGGTACAAAAGCATCTGAGTCCTGTTGTAGGGCCAGTGGATTACTTTAAGTACTATGATTCATTATCTAATGAAACACATCTAAAGCTTACAAAGGACATAAGAGATAAGACATTTGAAACAGTAGATCAGAAGTGGGGCATATTCAGTCTATCGTCCGATCCTCAAAATGTCCTTATGTGGGCTCATTATGCCAATAATCATCGTGGCTTCTGTCTAGAGTTTGATACGAGTAATGATTACTTCGGTAGAGCTTGGAAGGTTAACTATGTTAACAGGATTAACTCAATTGATATTTTGGACTTCTCTGAAGAAGATGCTTTTAATTCATTAGTTACTAAGACCAAAGAATGGAGCTATGAGAGTGAGTTCAGAGTTATTTCTCACGCTCAAAATCAAGGTGTTGGACTGCCTGCACTTGTCAGAGAAAACGTTTCTGAATTTCCTGTATCTAGATTAAGTGGCATCATCTTTGGAGCAAGAATGTCCCAAGCAGATATTACGGAGGTTTTAGGTTGGTTAGATGAGAGACATAGTCATGTAAAACTGAAAAAAATCGGTTTGAACGATGACGGTACTCTTAGGGTGACCGAAATTTAA
- the paaA gene encoding 1,2-phenylacetyl-CoA epoxidase subunit PaaA, with amino-acid sequence MYAQLVETGVKRVRNLDEMSPEERHFQEKIDAEIKIEAKNWMPEAYRRTLIRQISQHAHSEIVGMLPEKNWLTRAPSFKRKLQLLAKIQDEAGHGLYLYSAMETLGADRDDEVAKLHRGEVKYSSIFNYPTRSWADMGTIGWLVDGAAIVNQVVLQRTSYGPYSRAMIRICKEESFHQRQGYEILLTMMREGNDEQKAMVQDSINRFWWPALMMFGPTDTDSPNSAQSMAWKIKRMSNDDLRQRFIDQTIPQLELLGCTAPDPDLKWNEARGHYDFGEIDWSEFYDVLKGNGPCNRERLRTRREAIENGDWVREAATAYASKQQQKQHAA; translated from the coding sequence ATGTATGCTCAACTCGTAGAGACCGGGGTGAAGCGGGTTCGTAATCTGGATGAGATGTCGCCCGAGGAGCGACACTTTCAGGAGAAGATCGATGCCGAGATCAAGATCGAAGCGAAGAACTGGATGCCCGAAGCCTATCGCCGCACCCTGATTCGGCAGATCTCTCAACATGCTCATTCAGAGATCGTCGGCATGCTGCCTGAGAAGAACTGGCTGACCCGCGCCCCCAGCTTCAAGCGCAAACTGCAGCTACTGGCCAAGATTCAGGACGAAGCCGGACACGGCCTGTACCTGTACAGCGCTATGGAAACCCTCGGCGCTGACCGTGACGACGAAGTGGCCAAACTCCATCGCGGCGAAGTGAAATACTCCTCTATCTTCAATTACCCCACCCGCAGCTGGGCCGACATGGGCACCATTGGCTGGCTGGTGGATGGCGCCGCTATCGTCAATCAGGTGGTGTTGCAACGCACCTCCTACGGCCCCTACTCCCGCGCCATGATTCGCATTTGCAAGGAAGAAAGCTTCCACCAGCGCCAGGGCTACGAAATCCTGCTGACCATGATGCGCGAAGGCAACGACGAGCAGAAAGCCATGGTGCAGGACTCCATCAACCGCTTCTGGTGGCCTGCGCTGATGATGTTCGGCCCCACCGATACCGACTCCCCCAACTCGGCTCAGTCCATGGCGTGGAAGATCAAACGCATGTCCAACGATGACCTGCGCCAGCGCTTTATTGATCAGACTATTCCGCAGCTGGAGCTGCTCGGCTGCACCGCACCGGACCCCGACCTGAAGTGGAACGAAGCACGCGGCCACTATGACTTTGGCGAGATCGACTGGAGCGAGTTTTACGATGTGCTGAAAGGTAACGGCCCCTGCAACCGTGAGCGCCTGCGCACCCGTCGCGAAGCCATCGAGAACGGTGACTGGGTACGTGAAGCCGCCACGGCTTACGCCAGCAAACAGCAACAAAAACAACACGCCGCCTGA
- the paaB gene encoding 1,2-phenylacetyl-CoA epoxidase subunit PaaB — MSDWTLFEVFVRSKHGLNHKHVGSVHAADAAMALENARDLYTRRSEGVSLWVVPSAQITASSPDDKDPLFDPSDDKVYRHATFYVLPKELDHM, encoded by the coding sequence ATGTCTGACTGGACCCTTTTTGAAGTCTTCGTTCGCAGCAAGCATGGCCTGAACCATAAGCATGTGGGCAGCGTCCACGCCGCTGATGCCGCCATGGCACTGGAAAATGCCCGTGATCTTTACACTCGTCGCAGCGAGGGCGTCAGCCTCTGGGTGGTGCCTTCAGCACAGATCACCGCCTCCTCACCGGACGACAAAGACCCGCTGTTTGATCCGTCGGATGACAAGGTTTATCGCCATGCCACCTTCTATGTGTTGCCCAAAGAACTGGACCATATGTAA
- the paaC gene encoding 1,2-phenylacetyl-CoA epoxidase subunit PaaC: MTAQLNSTCRQALVDYLLHLGDSDTVMSQRLCEWVGHAPALEEEVALANVGLDLLGQARSWLSYAAELEDQGRDADQLAFLRDEREYRNLLITEQANGNFADTMARQFFFDAWHFHLLTALCQSTDAQVQAIARKGLKEVTYHLRRSTAWIKRLGDGTAISHQKMQDAIDDIWTYTGEMFTAASTDPLLVEAGIVPASAPLQQQWLNYVQTTLQEATLTCPDENAYMQIGGRQGLHTEQLGYLLAEMQFLPRAYPGATW; this comes from the coding sequence ATGACTGCACAACTGAATAGCACCTGCCGTCAGGCGCTGGTGGATTACCTGCTGCATCTGGGCGACAGCGACACGGTGATGTCACAGCGCCTGTGTGAATGGGTCGGCCATGCTCCCGCACTGGAAGAAGAAGTGGCCCTCGCCAACGTCGGCCTCGACCTGCTGGGTCAGGCTCGTAGCTGGCTGAGCTATGCCGCTGAGCTGGAAGATCAGGGCCGCGATGCCGACCAGCTGGCGTTTCTGCGTGACGAGCGCGAATACCGCAATCTGCTGATTACCGAGCAGGCCAACGGCAACTTTGCCGACACCATGGCCCGCCAGTTTTTCTTCGATGCCTGGCATTTCCATCTGCTGACCGCCCTGTGCCAGTCCACGGATGCACAGGTGCAGGCCATCGCCCGCAAAGGGCTGAAGGAAGTGACCTATCACCTGCGTCGCTCCACCGCCTGGATCAAACGTCTGGGTGATGGCACAGCAATCAGCCATCAGAAAATGCAGGATGCCATCGACGATATCTGGACCTATACCGGCGAAATGTTTACCGCCGCCAGCACCGACCCATTGCTGGTGGAAGCAGGCATCGTGCCTGCCAGTGCACCGTTGCAGCAACAGTGGCTGAACTATGTGCAGACCACCCTGCAGGAAGCGACCCTCACCTGCCCGGATGAGAACGCCTATATGCAGATCGGCGGACGCCAGGGTCTGCACACCGAGCAGCTGGGTTATCTGCTGGCCGAAATGCAGTTTCTGCCGCGCGCCTACCCCGGCGCGACCTGGTAA
- the paaD gene encoding 1,2-phenylacetyl-CoA epoxidase subunit PaaD — protein MQHTTAAVAASAFGLISSDRPRTLLREDGQRPALDAIWQLLDTVPDPEVPVISVVELGIVRQLDWQQDRLVVTLTPTYSGCPATQAIADAIHMALWQAGLEQIELQEQLSPAWTTDWISQSGRDKLRAYGIAPPAGSASKRTLLGEEPEVHCPHCGSVHTSVISEFGSTACKALYRCDDCREPFDYFKCI, from the coding sequence ATGCAGCACACTACCGCCGCGGTTGCCGCCAGCGCCTTTGGCCTGATCAGCAGCGACCGGCCACGCACCCTGTTGCGTGAAGACGGACAGCGCCCCGCGCTGGATGCTATCTGGCAACTGCTGGATACCGTGCCAGACCCGGAAGTGCCGGTGATCAGCGTGGTGGAGCTGGGTATCGTGCGTCAGCTCGACTGGCAGCAGGACCGGCTGGTGGTCACCCTGACCCCGACCTATTCCGGCTGCCCCGCAACGCAGGCCATCGCCGACGCCATTCATATGGCGTTATGGCAGGCCGGGCTTGAACAGATTGAGCTGCAGGAGCAGTTGTCACCGGCCTGGACGACCGACTGGATCAGCCAGAGTGGCCGCGACAAGCTGCGCGCTTACGGCATTGCCCCCCCGGCAGGTAGCGCCAGCAAGCGCACCCTGCTAGGCGAGGAGCCGGAAGTGCACTGCCCTCATTGCGGCTCGGTGCATACCAGCGTGATCAGCGAATTTGGCTCCACTGCCTGCAAGGCACTGTACCGCTGCGACGACTGCCGCGAGCCCTTCGACTATTTCAAATGTATCTGA
- the paaE gene encoding 1,2-phenylacetyl-CoA epoxidase subunit PaaE, with protein sequence MSRFYSLDVANVRQETRDAVSVAFAIPAGLQDTFRFSQGQHLVLRTRINDEEVRRSYSICSGVHDGELRIAVKRVAGGLFSNWLNDQAQALLHSAQPLQLEAMPPAGHFSTELDAERVGHYLGVAAGSGITPIISIIKTTLDTEPQSTFTLFYANRSTSSTIFREQLADLKNRYMGRLNLVFLMTREQQDIDLYNGRLDHDKCKALFDRWLDVPHLTAAFLCGPQQMIELVSEALQQHDLDKARIHYELFGTGLPATARRQRDSSGEAIAAELCDVTVIADGRQINFGLARDTRSILDAGNEHGADLPYSCKAGVCSTCRAKVVEGEVEMDVNFALEDYEVKAGYVLSCQCFPVSKKVVLDFDTL encoded by the coding sequence ATGAGCCGTTTCTATTCCCTTGATGTGGCCAATGTGCGCCAGGAAACCCGCGATGCAGTGTCTGTCGCCTTCGCCATTCCCGCCGGGCTGCAGGACACCTTCCGCTTCAGTCAGGGCCAGCATCTGGTGCTGCGTACCCGCATCAACGATGAGGAAGTACGTCGCTCCTACTCCATCTGCTCCGGTGTGCATGACGGCGAATTACGCATTGCCGTCAAACGCGTGGCCGGTGGTCTGTTTTCCAACTGGCTGAACGATCAGGCGCAGGCCCTTTTGCACAGCGCCCAGCCGCTGCAACTGGAAGCCATGCCACCTGCGGGACATTTCAGCACCGAGCTGGATGCAGAGCGGGTCGGTCACTATCTTGGCGTTGCTGCAGGCAGCGGTATCACCCCTATTATCAGCATCATCAAAACCACGCTGGATACCGAGCCGCAGAGCACCTTTACCCTGTTCTATGCCAACCGCTCGACCTCCAGCACTATTTTCCGCGAGCAGCTGGCTGACCTGAAAAACCGGTACATGGGCCGCCTCAACCTGGTGTTCCTGATGACCCGCGAACAGCAGGACATCGACCTCTACAACGGCCGTCTTGATCATGACAAATGCAAGGCGCTGTTCGACCGCTGGCTGGATGTTCCACATCTGACCGCGGCCTTCCTGTGTGGCCCGCAACAGATGATCGAGCTGGTCAGTGAAGCGCTGCAGCAACACGATCTGGACAAAGCCCGCATCCACTACGAACTGTTCGGCACCGGTCTGCCTGCCACCGCCCGCCGCCAGCGTGACAGCAGTGGCGAAGCCATTGCCGCCGAGCTGTGCGACGTCACCGTTATCGCAGACGGCCGGCAGATCAACTTCGGTCTGGCCCGCGATACCCGCAGCATTCTGGATGCCGGTAACGAACACGGCGCCGATCTGCCCTACTCCTGCAAGGCCGGCGTGTGCTCAACCTGCCGCGCCAAGGTGGTGGAAGGCGAAGTGGAAATGGACGTCAACTTCGCGCTGGAAGACTACGAAGTCAAAGCAGGCTACGTGCTGTCGTGCCAGTGCTTCCCGGTCAGCAAAAAGGTCGTCCTCGACTTCGACACCCTGTAA
- the paaZ gene encoding phenylacetic acid degradation bifunctional protein PaaZ, with protein sequence MKIKSYVCGQWVEGQDSGAELFHAVSGELIGSVTSKGIDFKAVADYGRSKGGPALRALTFHDRANRLKALAQHLMSKKDEFYRISALTGATRVDSWIDIEGGAGTLFTYSSLVRRELPNETFVVEGNSERLSARGTFVGRHILVPKEGVAVHINAFNFPCWGMLEKIAPSLAAGVPVIVKPASATCYLTEAMVREIIASGQFPEGAIQLVCGSTGDLLDHLMEQDVVTFTGSAATGQKLRSHPNILARSIPFTMEADSLNCSILGAGVEPGSAEFDLFIKEVANEMSVKAGQKCTAIRRAIVPRQRADAVAEALKARLAKVVLGDPAVEGVRMGPLVNRDQVDDVWAKLEQLKGAAEVIYGGQRQFAVTGASADTGAFFPSTLLYCDQPLQTEIPHSVEAFGPVSTLMAYDDIEQAIAIAKMGRGSLAGSLVTADNLEARKVILGTAAYHGRLLVLNTDCAKESTGHGSPLPTLVHGGPGRAGGGEELGGLRAVKHYMQRTAIQGSPTTLTAITNEFHPGSEQIKTQVHPFRRYFDELQIGETLITHRRTVTEADIVNFGCLSGDHFYAHFDELAAKDSLFGKRVAHGYFVISAAAGLFVEPSPGPVLANYGMENLRFVSPVGIGDTIQARLTCKQKIRKDKRPDEQRATGVVVWDVEVTNQHNEPVALYSILTLVERKDDEAAA encoded by the coding sequence ATGAAAATCAAAAGCTATGTATGCGGCCAGTGGGTCGAAGGACAGGACAGCGGTGCGGAACTCTTCCATGCCGTCAGCGGCGAACTGATTGGCAGCGTCACCAGCAAGGGGATCGATTTCAAAGCCGTGGCCGATTATGGCCGCAGCAAAGGCGGGCCAGCACTGCGTGCGCTGACCTTCCATGATCGCGCCAACCGTCTGAAGGCGCTGGCTCAGCATCTGATGAGCAAGAAAGATGAGTTCTATCGCATCTCCGCGCTGACCGGTGCGACCAGAGTGGACAGCTGGATCGATATCGAAGGCGGTGCCGGCACGCTGTTTACCTATTCCAGTCTGGTACGCCGCGAGCTGCCCAATGAAACCTTTGTGGTCGAAGGCAACAGCGAACGCCTGTCAGCCAGGGGCACCTTTGTCGGTCGCCATATTCTGGTGCCGAAAGAAGGGGTCGCGGTACACATCAACGCCTTCAACTTCCCCTGCTGGGGCATGCTGGAAAAGATCGCTCCGAGTCTGGCGGCCGGTGTCCCGGTTATCGTCAAACCGGCCAGTGCTACCTGCTATCTGACCGAAGCCATGGTGCGGGAAATTATCGCTTCCGGGCAGTTCCCCGAAGGGGCGATCCAGCTGGTCTGTGGCAGTACCGGCGACTTGCTGGATCATCTGATGGAGCAGGATGTGGTCACCTTTACCGGCTCTGCCGCCACGGGTCAGAAACTGCGCAGCCATCCCAACATCCTTGCTCGCTCGATCCCCTTCACCATGGAAGCGGATTCCCTCAACTGCAGCATTCTCGGTGCAGGCGTGGAACCCGGCAGTGCCGAGTTCGATCTGTTCATCAAGGAAGTCGCCAACGAGATGTCGGTCAAGGCCGGGCAGAAATGTACCGCCATTCGCCGCGCCATTGTTCCCCGTCAGCGTGCCGATGCGGTCGCTGAAGCCCTCAAGGCCCGACTGGCTAAAGTAGTGCTGGGTGATCCGGCGGTTGAAGGGGTACGCATGGGGCCGCTGGTCAACCGTGATCAGGTCGATGATGTCTGGGCCAAACTGGAGCAGCTCAAAGGCGCTGCAGAAGTGATTTACGGTGGTCAGCGCCAGTTCGCCGTGACCGGTGCCAGTGCCGACACGGGCGCATTCTTCCCCAGCACCCTGCTGTATTGTGACCAGCCGCTGCAGACCGAAATCCCTCACTCGGTTGAAGCCTTCGGCCCGGTATCGACGCTGATGGCCTATGACGATATCGAGCAGGCCATTGCCATCGCCAAAATGGGCCGCGGCAGTCTGGCAGGCTCACTGGTGACCGCTGACAATCTGGAAGCAAGAAAAGTCATCCTCGGCACCGCGGCCTATCACGGTCGCCTGCTGGTGCTGAACACTGACTGTGCCAAAGAATCGACCGGCCATGGCTCACCACTGCCGACACTGGTCCACGGCGGCCCCGGTCGCGCCGGGGGTGGTGAAGAGCTGGGCGGCCTGCGGGCAGTGAAACACTATATGCAACGCACCGCCATTCAGGGCAGCCCCACCACCCTGACGGCCATCACCAACGAGTTCCACCCCGGCTCCGAGCAGATCAAAACCCAGGTGCATCCGTTCCGCCGCTATTTCGATGAGCTGCAGATCGGCGAGACCCTGATCACCCATCGCCGTACCGTCACCGAGGCTGACATCGTCAACTTCGGCTGCCTGTCAGGCGATCACTTCTATGCCCATTTCGATGAGCTGGCAGCGAAGGATTCGCTGTTCGGCAAGCGTGTCGCCCATGGCTACTTTGTCATCTCCGCCGCAGCGGGTCTGTTTGTCGAGCCGTCACCCGGCCCGGTGCTGGCCAACTACGGGATGGAAAACCTGCGCTTTGTCAGCCCCGTGGGTATCGGCGATACCATTCAGGCCCGCCTCACCTGCAAGCAGAAAATCCGCAAGGACAAACGCCCCGATGAACAGCGCGCGACGGGGGTAGTGGTGTGGGATGTGGAAGTCACCAACCAGCACAACGAGCCGGTGGCGCTGTATTCCATCCTGACACTGGTGGAGCGCAAGGACGACGAAGCAGCGGCGTAA